GCAAACTCTAGAAAATTAAGTTGATGCATAGCATGTGGGAGTGAGTCACATTGGGCCCAACAAGCCCTACAAAGTACAAACCTCCCCTTCACGTCATACCCTTCAAGATATCCCTAGctacaaaatttggaaaaagaaatGTGAACATCAAACAGAGGCCTCTCTTGATTGTGTCTCTCCCCTCCATCTTCAGCACTCTTTTCTCCTCACTCACTTCCCTAACAAGCTGACCCAGCAACCAAGTCTCCCTCATCAACACTGAAACCCATTCAGCCATCCAAACACATACAACAGCTTCACCATCACAACAGGCCAAGGCCAAACCCCAAAATCACATCCAAGGTGGTCCATTATAAATACACATCACAAACCTTGAGTGAGAACAAAGTACATATTATAAAAGCCTTAACATCACCatgcatacatatatatttttagagccatacattcttttaaattattaaaaaacaaaaagccatACATTTTTCTCAGTTTTTTGGCTGATAAGCCACACTttaaaatcaacacaaaaacagAAATTTACGAGCCCAAAGTGTTATAACACCCAGACCATACAGATTTGGTGAGATTAGCATATGGAGTTAGGACTCGTGAGGCTGCATCTGATTCAAGTGGAAGCTCCCTTCATTATTCTTATGTACCTCCActttaaacttttcttctttgctTCCCCTCTTGACCTTTAGAAGCATGTCAAACTTTGCAGATTCATCTATCACCTGTTTTTCAGTCAATTTGTTAGTAAATATCAAGCTGGGGCATCTTTAAACACCATCTGAAGAATTTTATATGTGACAAAATCATTTTGCTTTTAACAGCCAGTATCATTCTGTTCTTCTTTCCTATTCCATTTCTCTTACTAGCAATTTTAAATAGTTATAATTATCTACTGCCATATATGACCCTACCAGAGTAGTTGCCCTTAATTACTCCAAGCAACAAATGTACCAACCATTATGGGAATAATCGCTTTCATTAAAGATgctaaaagaaatgaaatgtcaaTTTTCTGTTTCATGCAACATACTACTGAAAATAATGAATAAGATATTGATCTGAATTAAGAAATGCACCAGTTTGCCCTCCTTCTTTACCAATTAGATATACATATAAGTTTTTATAAACAATCAATTATCAAAATGCAAATAACTTGAAAATATAGATAGATCCTGAAAACGATCATtataattagatttcaaatgcAACAGAAAATACAATTGGAGTAAATTCAGTGCACTGTTGAATCCAGAGACCAACAGAAAATAGAGACCAAATCACAGTTAATTGAGAAACAAAAAGGACATTTAACTGACCTCTGCCTTTGCATGAATGACCTCTTGCAGTTCATAGGGGAACAATGAGTTAGACCTCTGCTGGATGGTCTTGACAGCATGATTTGCTGCATCTTGAACCGAGGGGTCATGTGTTGGCACTGCTTGCCATCCTGCACCATGTCCATCTGATTACAAAAACACAGGAAATTATCACTATAATGTCTTTTTCATTGACTAAAATAAACTtcaaaaccaataaaatctatATCAGAATAGGCAGGTCAAAAGGATACAACATCAAAGAACCCTAAAGATGGCTAGTTAAGATTTTGGCTACTCAAACTTCATTTTATCATGGCACCCAATCTAAAGCCTTTGTAAGAAAACATAAACCAAGAACTCTCGTCTTAGCACCTCAAGAAACAtcatttttgggtttcagaTCATTCTTGGCTTCTTACAAGTTGCAACACCTTCAACCTTAGCAGTATCAGCTGACTCTCATTACACTTATCCAGTAACGTGCCAGGAAAGATATCAAATTAGAAACACAGCAATAAAGTCTAGACATACATATTTACCACTCACTTGACAAAGTGACCCTCCACCCACAAAAATTAGGGATAGGTTTCACACAATGTCATCcatatatattacatataaCATCAATACATAAAACTGTCAGacttgaaaaaaattgtaacaaaatttaGTACTTAAGGAACCACACAGTCATATGCCGTTTAAATTGcaaaccaaaaataatgggAACTTGACTAAAAGAATGTTAGCCACCTCTTTTAACCCCAAGATCTGAAGGGGTAAATGACGGTGAATCACCAGCATGCTTGAACTCCTGCAATTCTTTGAAGTTCAACCAGGGCTTCACCCAAACCTTGGCCTCATATAGCTTCTTCTTACCCGCATCAACAGCTTCAATAGTAAGATGATGCATTGTCCCAGCAACTACCTGTTCTTGAGCCTTTATGACCCTTGCAAACTCGAGCAGGGCATTCTGTAAAAGTTCTCAACTTGgtcaataaaatataaaatgatgtTCATTTCATTGAGATAGAGAgaacaagattaaaaaaaagtacaaacaaaTTATAGGTAAACAGATCAAACAGAAGTCCTTGAAAACACAGAAATTAAGGACTAAAGTGGCGTAAGAGTATACCTAAGGGCATATTTAATGGCAGCTATGGAAAACAGCATCACTAAAAAGCATTTATATGGATTTCATTCTTGCAAGGTCCCCGTAAATTTTAATCAGCAGTCTGCAAATGGTGGCAGAAATGcagaaaatgagattttttaattgtttcaaaaGTTGAAAAAGGCCAGCCAATCTTGGTTTTTGCTCTCCTGCCCCAAGACCCtctttttttgaagaaaaaaaataagctaattagATTTGCTACCATAATATTTTGATCACCCCcctctacccaaaaaaaaaaaaatcttctttgcTTTAAGCTTACCCCAAGAAAATTGAGAAGCATGTATAAAGATCTTGCCTTCGTGATTAATTGGAGTTACCATAATGCCAAGAGCCGGTATTTCCTGTTTATTTCATAGAGAAAAACCTGGCTTAagttttaacttaaaaaatctCTTCTTTCCCTTCATACATTAAGTTTTAACTTGAAAAACTACCTTACCACAACAAATCTTAACTTCTAATGAGACTACAAGTGGCATCAATGGGCGAACCACATTAGAAAGCTTATTTCGCCAAGAACAACATTAATGCCAAACCGACAACAGGATGAAACTAATCCCTTTCAATTTTTCAAGAGCAAAATTCAACTTCCTAATTTGAAGGATGAAATCAAACTTAGACCAAATTTCAGAGACCAATACAGACATAtgcaacaaccaccaccaagcCTTAGTCCTAAAACTTTTGCTGTCAGCTATGGACTCTCAATAGAGGCATCACAGTCAGCCACATGTATTCATTCTGCCTTTCTATTTTATTCCATAgttatgggattttttttttttttttttttttttttttttttttataagatccACGAGGTCTTGGTTTCAAAACCTATAGCTAGAACCACTTATGGCCACCCCCAAATGATTTATCCCTGTAATTACCTAATGTGTAATAGTCAGGTGCTCGAATAGTTTATGAACACTCTTGCTAGAAGATTAAAggtctttctttaattttttttgtttttttaatatatagattatagtaaaatttgtatataaaatatGAGAGATTGATCTCCAGTAATTATTGTtaaatagaaaatgtaaattttaacgTTGGGTAGTTAAAACACATATCCagttgttcaaaaaaaaaaaaaaaaaaaacagacgtAACTTGAAAAACCCAACCCCATTAACTCCCAGAAATGTTTTACTACTAAGAATACAGTTTTATCAACAGAATATGCATCATCGTATTGGAAAGttgttaaaaaacaaaaacaaaaacatgaaaacaatTGAGCAAAACAACcttaaaacaaaaacccataattaaaacgaaaaaaaaaaaaacatgaaccTCTTTCTTGTTGTGTTGTTCGACAGCGAAACGAGCGAGGCCTTCGATCTCGACGCTGTTCTGAGCAGAACCTCCTTGTTGAGAATCGTGCACGCCTCCCAGAGTTGCCATTTGATTCGATtctagataataataataagaagaccCTTTGAAGAGAAACCAGAAGAAAGACGAAAACTGTTTTGTAAGGAATGTAAAAAGCGAGT
This genomic stretch from Quercus robur chromosome 4, dhQueRobu3.1, whole genome shotgun sequence harbors:
- the LOC126723461 gene encoding cysteine proteinase inhibitor 12, with translation MATLGGVHDSQQGGSAQNSVEIEGLARFAVEQHNKKENALLEFARVIKAQEQVVAGTMHHLTIEAVDAGKKKLYEAKVWVKPWLNFKELQEFKHAGDSPSFTPSDLGVKRDGHGAGWQAVPTHDPSVQDAANHAVKTIQQRSNSLFPYELQEVIHAKAEVIDESAKFDMLLKVKRGSKEEKFKVEVHKNNEGSFHLNQMQPHES